CTTTCGAGGCCGCCGGTTCCGGCGAGTGCAGCGAGCACGGAGGCCCCGCCGGCCGAGTGACCGACGAGGAGGGGTGTGCGGCCCTCATCGTGCGCGGCCCGGATGACAGCCGGGAGATCGAGCCTTCCCCAGTCGTCGAAATTCCAGCGTTCGCCCGGTGCCGGGCGCTGGCTGCGGCCGTGACCACGAAGGTCGACGACCCAGGCCTCGAAGCCGCGGCGGGCGAGCTCGCGTGCGAATCCCGTCCCGCGTGTGCCCAGCCAGAAGCTCCAGTTGGAGAACGTACCGGGGGCGAGGATGACGGGAGTGCCGTCGTGGCTGCCGACGCGGTGCACGGTGATCGCGACGTCGTCTTCGGTGAGGATGCTCCGGGTGGTGACGGTATCCGTCAAGTTGTCCGCGACGCGGGCACGATGACCCGCATTGCGTCTCGCATGACGGAGATCGAAACGGGCGTCTGGCCGGCCGGGTCGCCGTCCGCCTGGACCGCGATCGGCGGATCGGCGTCGATCGTGATCTCGTGGGACTGGAAGTGGAGCAGCCGGTCACTGCCCGTGAACCTGCGGCTGGCCGAGCGCCACAGCACCTCGGCGATCTCCGGAGCGTTGCGCGGGGCAACAATGACTACGTCGAGCAATCCGTCATGCCATGCGCTCGTGGGCTGGGGGGCGAGCGAGAAGCGAAGCGGCAGCCAGCGCGCGAACAGCTCACCGACGTTCGCGACCATGACGGAGACGGCATCCACCTCGATATCGCGGCCGTCGGCAGTGATGCGGAAGCGACGCGGGCCGGCGGTGAGCGCTTCCTTCATGGCCGCATAGATATAGGCGCCGAAGCCCCAGCGTTCCTTCAGCTCGCGCGTGGCCGCCTGCATGACGGCCGCGTCGAAGCCGGCGCCGGCGACGAGCGCGAACGCGCGGTCGCGAATGAGGCCCAGGTCGATGCTCGACGCGGTCCCGAATACGGCCACGTCCACGGCATCCTCCAGGGCACGCGGGATGCCGAGATTCTGCGCGACCTGGTTTGCCGTGCCGCGCGGGATGATCGCGAGCGGTGTGGTCGTCCCCGCCAGGCCTGTGGCAGCTTCGGCCAGAGTACCATCACCGCCGCAGACGGCAACGGCCCGGTACCCCAGGAGGGTCGCCTGACGCGCCAGCTCGGTGGCGTGGCCGGCACGTTCCGTGGCGGCCAGGTCAAACGCGGCGCCGCGGGCGGCGAATGCGCCGCCCAGCCTGCGGCGCATGCGCTGCTCGTCTTCCTGTCCCGCGTGCGGATTGAGGATGATGAGAGTACGGCCGGCAGTCGAGCCGGCCGTACGCAGGTCCAGAGGGGTCACCGCGCCGCTCGGATTCAGACGCCGAGCTGACCAATCTGCGGGTCGGCGGCCAGTGCCTGGAGCCGCTCAACGCGTGCTTCGGTCGCCGGATGCGTACTGAACAGGCGCATCACGCTGCCGCCGCGCAGCGGATTGACGATCGCGAGCTGGGCCGCGGCGGGGTTGACCTGCATCGGGATACGTTGTGCATACGCGTCCAGCCGACGCAGCGCACCGGCCAGCTCCATTGGACGGCCGGTGATGCGGGCCGCCGTTGCGTCGGCCTGAAACTCATTCTGCCGGCTGATCGCGAATTGGATGATCATCGCCGCGATCGGAGCGACGATGGCCGCTGCCAGCATTGCGAACGGATTGCCGCCCTCATCGCGGCCCGTGCCGAGGATCGCGCCCCACCTCACGATGCTGCCGACCATCGCGATCGCGCCGGCCATCGTGGCCGCTATGGTACCGACGAGCATGTGACGGTGCTTGATGTGCGCGAGCTCATGCGCCATCACCCCTTCCAGCTCCTCGCGGCTCACCAGCTTCAGGATACCTGCCGTGCAGCAGACCACCGCGTGCTCGGCATTGCGTCCGGTCGCGAACGCATTCGGCTGCTCCGACGGCGCAATCGCGACGGTCGGCATCGGCAGTCCTGCGCGCTGCCGCAGCGTATCCACCATATCGTACAGCTCGGGCGCTGCCTCCCGCTCGATGATCTTCGCCTTGTACATCTTCAGCACCATCCTGTCGCTGAACCAGTACATGCCGAAGTTCATCAGGGCCGCGAGCACAAAGAAAATCATCATGCCCTGCTGCCCGCCCACCGCACCGCCCAGCACGACCAGCAGCGCGGTCAGGCCGGCCATCAGCAGGAATACCTTCATCCGTTCCATCGGCTGCCTCCAGGGTTCATTCATTGCTGGCGCATTATACCCTTGCGATTCGGGCGCGGTCCAGATCCACGCTGTCGGTCAGAAGCCCCATTCGCGGAACAGCAGGAACCCGTAGACCTTGCGGAGCCCCGTCTCCTGACGCAGGCCGAATGCGGGAGCGCGCGCGAGGCGGTCTTCGGCAAACATCTCGAAAGAGTACTCCGGCAGGAAACGCCACTCGAGGCGCGCGCCCGCATCGAGATTGGATGTGCCGAGGCGCTTCGACATACCGAAATAGACATCGGACGTGAGGTAGCGGCCGATCTCCAGCTGCGTTTCGGCGAGGAAGTCGGAGAAACCGGCGTCCGGCTCGGTTGCCATACCGGACTCGGTGGTGGTGAGTCCGACGTAATCGAGCAGACCTGCGTTCTGGACAAGCGCCTGCAATCCGCTGGACGCATAGCCGAGCACGCTCGGCGTCAGCGCGCCGCCCAGCCCGGCCATCGCACGGTTCTGCTGGCTGCTGCCCGCCACTTCCCACGTCGGCACACCGAAGAACAGATACGACGCGAGGTCCGACTCGCTGATCGGCGGCTGCACCTCGCTGGACAGATGCACGCGCGGGCTCTGAAGGGTGCCGGACACGATCGCCAGCACGTCGAGCGGCTCGCCGCGTGCGCGCGCCTTGTATGCGGCCGTAATGGAGAGGTTGGGATCGATTCCCGGAGTCCCCGGGAAGTCGATGGATCCCTGCCGCACCTGGAACCGGCGCGACTGCAGCGGCGGATAGTAGAGCGAGTACGTGCCCCGGTTCACAGCGAGGGAGCCGGTGAGCCGGAGGTCCTCGTCACGTGGATCCAGACGGAACGCGACGTTCAGCCTGCCGCTCACCTCGACATCCATGTCGCGGCTGCGCAGCCATGAATCGGCGCCGACATCGACCTGGAGATCGCGCACCTGCAGGTTCTTCACGAACGGATTGCGCGATGCGGCGATGATGGGGCGTACGGCAACGAGGGCGGTATCGACCAGACTCAGGAGCGTCGGATCGTCCAGCTCGACGCCGGACAGCAGGTACTGGCGATACAGCTCTTCGATGTAGATTGCGCCCTGGTCGACGTGGAGCTCACCGCTGATCACCGGCCGCGTGTATCGGCCGCCCATGTGCACGGCGCCCGTCACACGCGCCTCGACGTCCCGGCGTCGGGCGGCGTAAGCGCTGGCGGCCCGGAGCTGCAGGTCGAACTGCGGATCGCCGAGCTCGTCGAAATCGAGCGTGCCCTTGACCGTACCGCTGCCGACGGCCGGCGTGCCGCCGAAGGACAGTGCTGACCGCGTGCGCGGATCGGCGGAGACCGCGCTGAGGTCAACGCGCAGAAGCCGGCCCTGCTCGAGCACGAAGTTGCCGGTGACATCGCTGTAACGGACGCCGGAGACATCCCAGTCGGCGGTGCCGTTACGTATAGTGAAGCCACCGCTCAGTGTCGGGTCGATGGTCGTGCCGCCGACCGTCATCATGCCGTCGATGCGACCGCGCACATTCGTGAAGCCGTCGACCAGGCCGAGCGGAAGACCCGGCGGGAGGCTGTCGGCGGTGATCGTCAGGCGCAGCTGCTCCGCGAGTCGCCGTTCGCCGACCGATGCGAGTCGAAGGTCGATCGGGATACGGCCGCCACCGCTGATGATCCTGCGCCCGCCGTACTGCGCCTCGGCATGCGCATCAATGCCCAGGGCGGCATAGTTGAGCTCGGCGTACGCACGGTCGATGCGGACATCGCCGTACGTCATGTCGCGCGCCATGACCTCGGCCTCAATGAACGGATCGAGCGCGCTGCCCGAAACGCGCAGCGATCCATCCACGATACCGCTGCCCTGCGTACGCGAGTTCAATACACCGAGCAGATCCGTGAACGGGAGACGTGTGATGCCGATCGTGAACTCGAGCGGCTGAACACCGGCGATCGTCGAAGGCGCCCACGTGAGCCGACCGCCCGCGACCGCGCGCCCGCCGGCATCGCGTTCCAGCACCACGGAATCGAGCAGCGCAGTCCCGTTGGCGATATGCATCGCCGCCGGCGCAGCGAGCAGCCATGGTGAGCGACCGCCGAGGCGCGCCTCATCCAGGCGGGCGTGGAATGTCGCGCCGCTGTCATCGCTCACGCGCTGCACGACGCCCGCCGCGAACAGCCGGTCCTCGCCCGCGGCCGTGGCACCGGCCGTCACGTGCATGGAATCGGCTGTGCCGGCCAGCTGGAGACGCGCGACCTGGAATGCATGGGTGAACGCCTGTGCGGAGTCCGCGGTAGCAACCACGCCGTACAGGGCCCGGTCCGTACCCAGCCCCGACGCGTTCACCTCCGCATGCACGCGTCCCGCGGCGACCGGACCGAGCAGGATGCCGGAGCCGGTGCCCGTTGATTCAATGGCAAGGTTGCCGACCCAGCCGGTGATCGTGGCGAGTGCATCGACGTGGCCCGCGACGCGCGGCTCCCCGTCCGCAGCCGGTCCCTGGTTCCGGTACAGGAATGGCTCGAGCGCGGTGAGCGACTCGGCTGTGTAGCCGGCCTGGAGGGTGCCGTGCGCCGTCTCGACGAGGGCGATCGTGCCGCTGGCGCGGCCCGTGCCGAGCGGGCCGCGCAGGAATGCGCTGTCCACGACAAGCAGGCCGTCGGACATGTGCGCACCCAGCAGCAGCGTGGAATGCGGCAGCTCGCCGAGGCGCGTCGAGTCGAGCGCGAGTCGCACCGGACCGGTCATGGTGCCGACCGTGTTGCCGGTCAGGTCCACCGTCAGGGTGCCCGACACCGTGGTCGGCGGCAGCCCGTCGCGAAATGCATCGAGACGGAATCCATGCGCCTCCGCCGTTGCGGCGATCCGGCGTGCCCCGGCGCGCCCCATAACACGTCCGTCGAGCGCGAGCGGACCGCCCGGCGTCGTCAGCTCGGCATCGAACGCCATGTCGTCAGCAGTGCCCGCGATGTGCACGGGTCCGCTTAGCTCTCCCTGCAATCCCTGCAGTGCGGGTACCTGTTGTGCCAGATCGTGGAATGTGACGGGCGAGGCGTTGAGCGTCAGGTCGAGGCGACGACTTCGGCCGCCTCCCTCGAGACTTCCTCCGCCATCGAACACGGATCTGCCACCATCGCTCGACGCGTGCTCGAGCAGCCCGGCGAAGTTCATGCGGCCGCGACCGCCCGATCCGGAGACCGTGCCGGAAACGCTGCCCGTGACCTTCAGCTCGGGCGCGAACGCGGAGACGATCGCCATCTCGAGATGGCGGACGTCCGCGTTGAACGAGCGTGCCGAGACTGTCCGGTTGCGCACATCGAGGACGCCGCGCCACGCCACCTCCGACGGTGCGCCCGTGCCGCTGCCCGTCAGTCGCATATCGCCGCTCGTCTCGAGGGCGGAAAGCGGACCGCGGACCTCCACGGTACCGACCAGCAGGCCGTCGACGGGCAGGCCGCCCGGCAGAATGCGCTCGATGAGCTGGACGTCGAGTGGTGATGCGCGCAGGTCGACGTTCGTAAAATACAGTGTGTCGCCCGTCACGACGCCGAAGGACCCGGCGATGCTGGTGCCGGGCGTCGAGAGCCGCGCGTCTTCCGCGAGGAACAGGATGCCATCGGGCTGCGACTTGATGCGGAGCAGCACCGACCCGCCCCCCTCCTCCGGGATCTGCGGATGGAGGAACTGGAGGTCGCGGAGTGCAACGCGGCTGCTCTCGACGCGCACATCGATGTTGTTGCGGCCATCCTCGAGGATGACACTGCCCAGCACGGCGGCGCGGCTGCCCGGGAGCTCGACCTCGGGCAGGTCGAACGCCACGATCGTATCGCGCATGGTGAGCGTGCCGCGCATGTCCTCGACGATGAACGGGTCGCGCCACACGAAGCCGCGCGTCTGCAGCGACTGGATGTCCACGAGACGGCCGGGCTCGAGCGGCGACTCCCAGATCACCCGATCGAGGCGCGCGTTCAGCTGCTCGAAACGCATGACGCGCGCGAGGCCGCCCTGCAGGCGGTCGAAAATGATGCGTGCGGTATCACCCGTCTCGATCTGATCACCGGGCTCGATCGGAATGCGTACGGTCGCGGTTCCGTCGACGACCCTGGCGTCATTGAAGAGGATGAGCCGGCGGGTGCGCGGCTCGTCCTCACCGGGGGTACGATCAGGAAACACGTACTGGTAGTTCCAGGCAGTGTCGCCCGGCAGCTGCTCCAGCACGATCTCGGGACCGTAGAGCACCACGTTGTTGAGCACGACACTGCCGCCGAGCAGCGTACGAATGTTGTAGTTGAGCTCGATGCTGTCCGTCGCGAGGAACGGCCGCCCCTTCGGGTCGACAATGCCGAAATCGTGGATGACCACACCGCCGAGCAGGCCGGGCCCGGTGATGCGGCCGATGCGGAGCTCGCCATCGACGCGCTCCTCGAGCCAGCTGACGGCGAAGCCGCGCACGCGCTCCATGCCCCAGTCGGTACGCGACAGCAGGAAGATGATGCCAGCGGCGAGCAGCAGTCCGCTCAGCACGCCAATGGCGATGTACCCGGCTAGACGGAGTGATCGCGACACGTCAGAACGCCTGCCCTATCGAGAAGTGGAACTGGAACCGCTCCGGGTGCCACATGACCGACGGCAGCGAGCGCAGCTTGCGCCGATTGCCCAGCTCGTCGATCGGGTACGTGACACCCGGCTGGATATCTTCGCATACGTCCTCGGCGGTCTGGTGACAGATCTCCGTCGTAACGACGGCCAGCCGCTCGGCACCGGCCGGGTTGTACCCGACATCGATGCGAATGGGGCCAATCGGGCTGAGGTACCGGATGCCGACCCCCGGCGTCCAGGCCAGAGCGCGCAGGTCTACCTCATCGACACTGCGCCAGACCTGCCCCACGTCGAGGAACGCGGCTCCCCGCAGCCGATCGGACCAGATGGGGAAACGGGCCTCGACATTCCCTTCCAGCAGCACCGCGCCCCCGACGGGCCGGAGCTCGAACTCACCGGGCGCGCGCCGCGCGAGCTCACTGACATCGCAAGCACCGGCATTGATGTCCTGTGGCGTGCAGCCCGGGCGGAAGCCGACCGTGTCGGCCAGCACGCGGCCGTCATCGATCGTGAGCAGCTTCGGCCCGAGCCGATACTGCGCGAAGCCCCGAACGCTGTTCGGCCCGCCGCCGAAGAACCGCTTCTGTGGATGCAGCCCCAGGCCGGTGCCCGGCGCACCTACGGCGCGTGCCCAGCCGGGTCGCAGTCGGGTGGCAATAACCACGCCGCGGAAGGGGTCATGATACGCCGAGATTTCGCCGAGCAGCCGGACATAGTCGAATTCGGACCCCGTCTCGCGAGCGGCGTACTCGCCATCGACGCGCAGGATGTAGCCGCCGGTCGGCGAGAACAGGCTGTTGGAGCGATCGATGCTCGCGGACAGAGCGAGCGGTGCCAGCCAGTGGGCGCTGCGGAGGATATCGATCTCGCGCTCTTCGCACACCGTGAAGTTGACGCAGAAGATCAGGTCGCCATCGGACTCCAGCTGGGTCAGCTCGGGGCGGTAGCCGATCGAGGCCACACCGCCGCCGCCGAATGCACGACTGAACGAGAGATACCCGCCGCGCGACGTGCGTACATAGACGCCCGGCAGCGTGAAGCGTTCGAGGAACAGGCCGGCGCCGAACGTATTCTGCAGATCGAAGAACCACGGCTGGCTGAAGTCGACCGCGATCGAACCGGCCGCGTCGCAGTAGATTCCGGAACATCCCTCGAAGCCCGGGAGCGGCCGCAGCGGCTCCGCCACGATGTTGGAGATGCGGCCGCGCACCTCGAGCCGGCGGGCGCGGCCGAGGAAGTTGCGGCTCACCCAGCTGCCCTCGGCATTCAGGAAATCGGCCGTGCTGAGGCCGACGCCTACGCGCACGCGGTGCAGGTCACCTTCGTTCACCTGCACGCGCACCGGCAGTACCGTATCGGCGAGCGACGGGTCTGCAGTGATGATCTCGGCGTGACGGAAGACAGCGAGACTGAACAGATTGCGCTGGCTGCGCAGCAGCGCCTG
The genomic region above belongs to Longimicrobiales bacterium and contains:
- a CDS encoding translocation/assembly module TamB domain-containing protein translates to MSRSLRLAGYIAIGVLSGLLLAAGIIFLLSRTDWGMERVRGFAVSWLEERVDGELRIGRITGPGLLGGVVIHDFGIVDPKGRPFLATDSIELNYNIRTLLGGSVVLNNVVLYGPEIVLEQLPGDTAWNYQYVFPDRTPGEDEPRTRRLILFNDARVVDGTATVRIPIEPGDQIETGDTARIIFDRLQGGLARVMRFEQLNARLDRVIWESPLEPGRLVDIQSLQTRGFVWRDPFIVEDMRGTLTMRDTIVAFDLPEVELPGSRAAVLGSVILEDGRNNIDVRVESSRVALRDLQFLHPQIPEEGGGSVLLRIKSQPDGILFLAEDARLSTPGTSIAGSFGVVTGDTLYFTNVDLRASPLDVQLIERILPGGLPVDGLLVGTVEVRGPLSALETSGDMRLTGSGTGAPSEVAWRGVLDVRNRTVSARSFNADVRHLEMAIVSAFAPELKVTGSVSGTVSGSGGRGRMNFAGLLEHASSDGGRSVFDGGGSLEGGGRSRRLDLTLNASPVTFHDLAQQVPALQGLQGELSGPVHIAGTADDMAFDAELTTPGGPLALDGRVMGRAGARRIAATAEAHGFRLDAFRDGLPPTTVSGTLTVDLTGNTVGTMTGPVRLALDSTRLGELPHSTLLLGAHMSDGLLVVDSAFLRGPLGTGRASGTIALVETAHGTLQAGYTAESLTALEPFLYRNQGPAADGEPRVAGHVDALATITGWVGNLAIESTGTGSGILLGPVAAGRVHAEVNASGLGTDRALYGVVATADSAQAFTHAFQVARLQLAGTADSMHVTAGATAAGEDRLFAAGVVQRVSDDSGATFHARLDEARLGGRSPWLLAAPAAMHIANGTALLDSVVLERDAGGRAVAGGRLTWAPSTIAGVQPLEFTIGITRLPFTDLLGVLNSRTQGSGIVDGSLRVSGSALDPFIEAEVMARDMTYGDVRIDRAYAELNYAALGIDAHAEAQYGGRRIISGGGRIPIDLRLASVGERRLAEQLRLTITADSLPPGLPLGLVDGFTNVRGRIDGMMTVGGTTIDPTLSGGFTIRNGTADWDVSGVRYSDVTGNFVLEQGRLLRVDLSAVSADPRTRSALSFGGTPAVGSGTVKGTLDFDELGDPQFDLQLRAASAYAARRRDVEARVTGAVHMGGRYTRPVISGELHVDQGAIYIEELYRQYLLSGVELDDPTLLSLVDTALVAVRPIIAASRNPFVKNLQVRDLQVDVGADSWLRSRDMDVEVSGRLNVAFRLDPRDEDLRLTGSLAVNRGTYSLYYPPLQSRRFQVRQGSIDFPGTPGIDPNLSITAAYKARARGEPLDVLAIVSGTLQSPRVHLSSEVQPPISESDLASYLFFGVPTWEVAGSSQQNRAMAGLGGALTPSVLGYASSGLQALVQNAGLLDYVGLTTTESGMATEPDAGFSDFLAETQLEIGRYLTSDVYFGMSKRLGTSNLDAGARLEWRFLPEYSFEMFAEDRLARAPAFGLRQETGLRKVYGFLLFREWGF
- a CDS encoding BamA/TamA family outer membrane protein, whose product is MRIRKAPHAGAACRMRACFTAASIALMGLLICIPSTVRAQAVRDTVEVLSVDIQGAERLPPALVRSVVATQATGCISAALKPICWLGGSLDRHYLDERTLTADLLRLRLFYHQRGFREARVDLDTTRTGRGIHVLFRITEGEPVIVSSVQVEGAAEIGGGLTSNLPLRAGQPLSMLAFEATRDTLIARLANRGYAAADVLANYEIPATDTRRSEVAYQLMPGPLTRFGDITITGTERVSPSVVQRMLTFRQGDLYSRQALLRSQRNLFSLAVFRHAEIITADPSLADTVLPVRVQVNEGDLHRVRVGVGLSTADFLNAEGSWVSRNFLGRARRLEVRGRISNIVAEPLRPLPGFEGCSGIYCDAAGSIAVDFSQPWFFDLQNTFGAGLFLERFTLPGVYVRTSRGGYLSFSRAFGGGGVASIGYRPELTQLESDGDLIFCVNFTVCEEREIDILRSAHWLAPLALSASIDRSNSLFSPTGGYILRVDGEYAARETGSEFDYVRLLGEISAYHDPFRGVVIATRLRPGWARAVGAPGTGLGLHPQKRFFGGGPNSVRGFAQYRLGPKLLTIDDGRVLADTVGFRPGCTPQDINAGACDVSELARRAPGEFELRPVGGAVLLEGNVEARFPIWSDRLRGAAFLDVGQVWRSVDEVDLRALAWTPGVGIRYLSPIGPIRIDVGYNPAGAERLAVVTTEICHQTAEDVCEDIQPGVTYPIDELGNRRKLRSLPSVMWHPERFQFHFSIGQAF
- a CDS encoding diacylglycerol kinase family protein, translating into MTPLDLRTAGSTAGRTLIILNPHAGQEDEQRMRRRLGGAFAARGAAFDLAATERAGHATELARQATLLGYRAVAVCGGDGTLAEAATGLAGTTTPLAIIPRGTANQVAQNLGIPRALEDAVDVAVFGTASSIDLGLIRDRAFALVAGAGFDAAVMQAATRELKERWGFGAYIYAAMKEALTAGPRRFRITADGRDIEVDAVSVMVANVGELFARWLPLRFSLAPQPTSAWHDGLLDVVIVAPRNAPEIAEVLWRSASRRFTGSDRLLHFQSHEITIDADPPIAVQADGDPAGQTPVSISVMRDAMRVIVPASRTT
- a CDS encoding zinc metalloprotease HtpX, yielding MERMKVFLLMAGLTALLVVLGGAVGGQQGMMIFFVLAALMNFGMYWFSDRMVLKMYKAKIIEREAAPELYDMVDTLRQRAGLPMPTVAIAPSEQPNAFATGRNAEHAVVCCTAGILKLVSREELEGVMAHELAHIKHRHMLVGTIAATMAGAIAMVGSIVRWGAILGTGRDEGGNPFAMLAAAIVAPIAAMIIQFAISRQNEFQADATAARITGRPMELAGALRRLDAYAQRIPMQVNPAAAQLAIVNPLRGGSVMRLFSTHPATEARVERLQALAADPQIGQLGV